From a region of the Nitrospira sp. genome:
- a CDS encoding response regulator, which yields MVQNLTPTGSGESSGRFYRSLTKPSSRYLVLQGLVSIILSYELLFGADSVISRVVSNGLVTGLWLGMATMAILPQGVLGATWFSAGLVAVDTVLVTAVIYLSGNARSDLYIAYFVVMLVAASVRRLSHVLGLSLLLSVGYGVVLYEGMLHTGVMATGQLLGIPVLLVMAVFYGIALESTAVAQEEKASLRKDVEALKKTEGELESEKVKLEERLKALKEDLATANAELRNGQAVRQGLERQLHEAQKMEAVGRVAARIAGEFGALFSVIGKQTGVMLSRLQPSDPLRSSADEVFKVGEKAATLTAQLIALNLDSQPVRKTVSAHAVLADMHSMITSLLPDHIQLTVESDKRVVYAEVDREGLETVLFQLIVNARDAMSQGGRLSIEVKVIEKVSTSSQPLPAGVVYPQVLIQISDTGTGMNLDTQTHMFEPFFSTKENNIGLGLTAVFGIVKKNGGRLEVESRPGQGTVVRVFLPAAAPSATHEELIPKTMLAKGNETVLFVEENEIERKLALSVLQRYGYRVLEAASSVEALMLTQRYKGIVHLTVSPLVMREIGGRELARRLLTQHPTMKALFVSSYDDETILHHRINQRFVLQHPYRQSGLVEKVRDVLDAA from the coding sequence ATGGTGCAAAATTTGACCCCGACTGGCAGCGGCGAATCGTCTGGAAGGTTCTACCGATCACTCACGAAACCCAGCTCCCGCTATCTCGTTCTCCAAGGCCTCGTCAGCATCATCTTGTCGTATGAGTTGCTCTTTGGTGCCGACTCCGTCATCAGTCGGGTCGTGAGCAACGGTCTGGTGACGGGGTTATGGCTGGGAATGGCCACGATGGCGATATTGCCCCAAGGAGTGTTGGGAGCGACCTGGTTCAGCGCCGGACTTGTAGCAGTCGATACAGTCCTCGTGACCGCCGTCATCTACCTTTCCGGAAATGCCCGATCCGACCTTTACATTGCTTATTTTGTTGTCATGCTGGTGGCGGCATCAGTCAGGCGGCTGAGCCATGTGCTGGGTCTTTCCCTACTCCTGAGTGTCGGATATGGAGTGGTACTGTATGAAGGGATGCTGCACACAGGTGTCATGGCCACTGGACAGTTGCTGGGGATCCCGGTTCTTCTTGTGATGGCGGTGTTCTATGGAATTGCACTGGAAAGTACAGCCGTGGCGCAAGAGGAGAAGGCCTCGCTTCGAAAAGACGTTGAGGCCTTGAAGAAGACGGAAGGTGAGTTGGAGTCGGAAAAAGTGAAATTGGAAGAACGGCTGAAGGCCTTAAAAGAAGACCTCGCAACGGCGAATGCCGAACTCCGCAATGGGCAAGCGGTTCGGCAAGGACTCGAGCGACAACTTCATGAAGCACAGAAAATGGAAGCGGTCGGACGAGTCGCCGCGAGAATTGCGGGTGAGTTTGGGGCGTTGTTTTCAGTCATTGGAAAACAGACCGGGGTCATGTTGTCGCGCCTGCAGCCGAGCGATCCTCTCAGGTCCTCAGCCGATGAGGTTTTTAAGGTCGGGGAAAAGGCCGCCACGCTTACGGCACAGCTGATTGCCCTGAACCTGGATAGCCAGCCCGTTCGAAAGACAGTGTCCGCCCATGCCGTGCTGGCGGATATGCATAGTATGATCACGAGTCTGTTACCTGATCATATTCAATTGACCGTCGAATCGGACAAGCGAGTGGTCTACGCCGAGGTGGATCGTGAAGGATTAGAAACCGTACTGTTTCAGTTGATTGTGAATGCGCGGGATGCAATGTCGCAGGGAGGTCGTCTGTCGATCGAGGTGAAGGTGATCGAGAAGGTTTCTACATCGAGCCAACCGTTACCGGCCGGCGTCGTGTATCCGCAGGTGCTGATTCAGATCAGCGATACTGGAACCGGAATGAATCTGGATACTCAGACTCACATGTTCGAACCGTTTTTCTCAACGAAGGAGAATAACATCGGTCTCGGTCTCACAGCAGTCTTTGGGATTGTCAAAAAGAACGGAGGTAGGCTGGAGGTGGAGAGTCGACCTGGGCAAGGGACGGTCGTCCGGGTCTTTCTCCCCGCCGCCGCGCCGTCTGCGACGCATGAGGAACTGATTCCGAAAACCATGCTAGCCAAAGGAAATGAAACGGTCCTGTTCGTCGAGGAGAATGAAATTGAACGTAAGCTGGCGCTGTCGGTTTTACAACGGTATGGCTACCGTGTCTTGGAAGCGGCCTCATCGGTCGAGGCGCTGATGCTCACGCAACGGTACAAAGGGATCGTTCATCTCACCGTAAGCCCATTAGTGATGCGGGAAATCGGCGGGCGTGAACTGGCTCGCCGGCTCTTGACCCAGCATCCGACGATGAAGGCGTTGTTTGTCTCCAGCTACGATGATGAAACGATTCTGCATCATCGCATCAACCAGCGATTTGTCTTGCAGCATCCCTATCGTCAGTCAGGGCTCGTGGAAAAGGTCAGGGACGTGTTGGACGCAGCTTGA
- a CDS encoding rhomboid family intramembrane serine protease, translated as MIPLHDDNPTQITPIVTMTFIGICVAVFLYQVNLPQEPAELFAFQYGAIPSIIFGHASLPEEARVGFPATLTLVTSMFLHGGWMHLLGNMLYLWIFGNNIEDVMGHAKFVVFYILSGILAALSHALTDPSSQIPMVGASGAISAVLGAYLLLFPRAHVLVLLPGIGMTRVAAGIVLGMWFLTQLIIGGMSVGASGGGVAFFAHIGGFIAGMALIGLFKRRDVRFFSPGRSMWRG; from the coding sequence GTGATTCCGCTTCACGACGATAATCCGACCCAAATTACTCCCATTGTCACGATGACCTTCATCGGTATCTGTGTCGCCGTGTTTCTCTACCAAGTGAATCTTCCCCAAGAACCGGCCGAACTGTTTGCATTTCAATACGGCGCCATCCCTTCCATCATCTTCGGCCACGCCTCACTCCCGGAGGAAGCCAGAGTCGGTTTTCCGGCAACCCTAACTCTGGTGACCAGCATGTTTCTTCACGGAGGCTGGATGCATTTGCTGGGAAACATGCTTTACCTTTGGATTTTCGGCAATAACATCGAAGACGTGATGGGCCACGCGAAATTTGTGGTCTTTTACATCCTATCCGGAATCCTTGCCGCTCTGAGCCATGCGCTCACCGATCCTTCCTCCCAAATTCCGATGGTCGGAGCCAGTGGAGCGATTTCCGCGGTGCTCGGCGCCTATCTCTTGTTATTTCCACGTGCTCACGTGCTGGTCTTATTGCCGGGAATTGGGATGACCCGCGTGGCCGCGGGCATCGTCCTCGGCATGTGGTTCCTTACTCAACTGATCATTGGAGGAATGAGCGTCGGCGCCAGTGGAGGCGGAGTCGCCTTCTTTGCCCACATCGGCGGCTTTATCGCGGGCATGGCCCTCATCGGCCTTTTCAAGCGGAGAGACGTGCGCTTTTTCTCACCGGGTCGATCAATGTGGCGCGGATAA
- a CDS encoding phosphoesterase: MIVDFSYARSILEAMASETKELLILDHHITAERILDGFPHAYFDQTKSGAVLSWEWAHGTTAPWLLQYIQDKDLWAWALPGSREINAALASYPFDFTVWDRFSQSTLEQEGRAILRYEYELVGKLAAQAAMVEFQGVVVPSVQSAILTSQIGERLSPHHPFCLIWHDRDGRRYFSMRSRAEGTDVGTIAASFGGGGHTHAAGFSVPLQSDGRPPADLELPRLITDHRRTP; encoded by the coding sequence GTGATTGTTGACTTCAGCTATGCTCGATCGATTCTTGAGGCTATGGCCTCCGAAACGAAAGAACTGTTGATTTTAGACCACCATATCACCGCGGAGAGGATCTTGGATGGCTTTCCGCATGCGTATTTCGATCAAACGAAGTCCGGTGCCGTTCTGAGTTGGGAATGGGCTCATGGCACGACCGCTCCATGGCTGCTTCAGTATATTCAAGACAAAGATCTATGGGCGTGGGCCTTGCCGGGGAGTCGCGAAATCAACGCGGCGTTGGCTTCCTATCCGTTCGACTTCACCGTGTGGGACCGATTTTCCCAGTCAACGCTTGAGCAGGAGGGTCGAGCCATCTTGCGCTATGAATATGAGCTGGTCGGCAAGCTTGCCGCACAGGCGGCTATGGTGGAATTCCAAGGTGTCGTCGTTCCCTCTGTGCAAAGCGCCATCCTCACGAGCCAGATCGGCGAACGGCTCTCACCACACCATCCCTTTTGCTTGATCTGGCATGATCGCGACGGTCGTCGCTATTTCAGCATGCGTTCCAGAGCCGAAGGCACAGATGTCGGTACCATCGCCGCATCATTCGGAGGCGGCGGTCATACCCATGCAGCCGGATTCTCCGTTCCACTACAAAGCGACGGAAGGCCTCCGGCCGATCTCGAATTGCCTCGTCTCATCACTGATCACCGCCGAACTCCATAA
- a CDS encoding LOG family protein yields MNTTGKSSQVRPRPVLSRDEILHQISALLDRPDDDLHAALMRELLTGLLKLHDAHLDLLDVKIVNRAVKELRHAFGVFHNYRNRQKVSIFGSARTHADDPNYQLAHQFAQAIVREGFMVITGGADGIMRAAQEGAGRENSFGVNIMLPFEQGPNSTIADDPKLITFKYFFTRKLMFQKEANAIALFPGGFGTHDEGFEILTLAQTGKSDPQPIVCLQAPGCDYWDDWAAFVTKQLLKRNLINEEDMNLFTIVTSAEAAVSHILRFYRRYHSLRFVGRQLVIRLRQTISLEQLEQIRSQFTDLLSDGTFELRGSLEEELDEPALRDFQRLVFNFNRRSAGRLRQLINHLNEL; encoded by the coding sequence ATGAATACAACCGGTAAGTCTTCGCAGGTTCGACCTCGTCCCGTGTTATCGCGAGACGAGATCCTTCATCAAATCAGCGCCCTTCTGGACCGGCCGGATGACGATTTGCATGCTGCCCTTATGAGAGAGCTCTTGACCGGTCTGTTGAAACTCCATGATGCACACTTAGATCTCCTGGATGTGAAAATCGTGAACCGCGCGGTCAAGGAATTGCGTCATGCATTTGGCGTCTTCCACAACTATCGGAATCGGCAGAAAGTCAGCATTTTCGGCTCGGCACGGACCCACGCCGACGATCCCAATTACCAACTCGCGCACCAGTTTGCCCAGGCCATTGTTCGAGAGGGCTTCATGGTCATCACTGGAGGGGCGGATGGAATCATGCGCGCCGCTCAGGAAGGTGCCGGGCGTGAAAACAGCTTTGGCGTCAACATCATGTTGCCGTTTGAGCAGGGTCCCAATTCCACCATCGCCGATGATCCGAAGTTGATCACGTTCAAATACTTTTTTACCCGCAAGTTGATGTTTCAAAAGGAAGCAAACGCCATCGCCCTTTTCCCTGGGGGATTCGGCACGCATGATGAGGGCTTTGAAATCCTCACGCTGGCCCAAACCGGCAAGAGCGATCCTCAGCCGATCGTCTGTCTTCAGGCTCCCGGCTGCGATTATTGGGATGATTGGGCGGCATTTGTGACGAAGCAACTGTTGAAGCGGAACCTGATCAATGAAGAAGACATGAATCTTTTTACAATCGTGACTTCAGCGGAAGCGGCTGTCAGTCACATTCTCCGGTTCTATCGGCGCTACCACTCTTTGCGCTTTGTGGGACGACAGCTTGTGATCCGCCTGAGGCAAACCATCTCTCTTGAGCAACTCGAACAGATCCGGAGCCAATTCACCGATCTCCTATCCGACGGCACATTTGAACTGCGAGGCTCTCTTGAGGAAGAGCTCGATGAACCAGCCCTGCGCGACTTTCAACGACTCGTGTTCAATTTTAACCGACGTAGCGCCGGCCGACTTCGGCAGCTGATCAATCATCTGAACGAGCTGTGA
- a CDS encoding CBS domain-containing protein: MADKDDQQPKASHYEVTLVSHMMTPGVVQIPGDVSVTEAASLLERERMPCLLVKDTESRFGLMTPTDIVKKVVAQGLEPDDIEVRTIMTRPVQFIEYDRAMEEASTLMMSTGTPILIVTKQDQPVGVLTARDLVLLPKRCVTHISATISIMDGERVGAEHQVAITQLSHAGASVESPALLLPGTKVILSFCLSEAMSPLTIRGTVLNNTTLEHPPSTTRSILDTRPGVEIQFIDLSPADQSRIKAWVLTNLPQSPNLS, encoded by the coding sequence ATGGCAGACAAAGACGATCAACAGCCCAAGGCGTCGCATTACGAGGTTACTCTGGTTTCACATATGATGACACCTGGCGTGGTTCAGATTCCAGGGGACGTATCCGTCACTGAAGCGGCATCGTTGCTGGAACGTGAACGGATGCCCTGTCTCCTCGTCAAGGATACGGAGTCTCGTTTCGGACTTATGACGCCGACCGATATCGTGAAGAAAGTCGTTGCGCAGGGCCTTGAACCTGATGACATCGAAGTACGGACGATCATGACACGCCCAGTTCAATTCATCGAGTATGATCGGGCGATGGAGGAAGCCTCGACGCTCATGATGTCGACAGGCACACCGATCCTCATCGTCACCAAACAAGATCAGCCGGTCGGCGTCCTCACTGCGCGTGACCTGGTCCTTTTACCCAAACGATGCGTGACACACATTTCGGCGACGATTAGCATCATGGATGGAGAGCGGGTGGGAGCTGAGCATCAAGTCGCCATCACACAACTCAGTCATGCCGGAGCTTCCGTGGAGTCTCCCGCATTACTGTTGCCTGGCACCAAAGTCATCTTGAGCTTTTGCCTCTCTGAGGCGATGAGTCCCCTGACAATCCGAGGGACTGTGCTGAATAACACAACCCTCGAACACCCGCCCAGCACAACCCGTTCCATCCTGGACACACGTCCGGGCGTGGAGATCCAATTTATTGATCTCTCTCCCGCCGATCAGTCCAGGATCAAAGCCTGGGTGCTGACGAACCTGCCTCAATCGCCCAACCTGTCCTAA
- a CDS encoding DUF692 family protein, which produces MALTEFCHREFLRRLGAIPVHGLGLSVDIHSPDLTSLRRRLQERQVSPVYLEVFRTTTKALVSAKKEIGNGLLAYHGEGLWVTHPGVTESQAFRQAVSEAVDHLQVLQSAWLNHECATKFLAGYYYGTYVPPLYTQTSAEVVADNTRLTQSLLDQQCCLPNGGTPLMLLEMPPLTYFVAGTLSIPEFFRVVTDQSPCGLVLDVGHLWTVFRYSGAYRAMSLTEFVDTFLSEFPLHRVVEIHVAGLAVHESSGTLASRPSGLASEGTLPAWIDAHAAPIPCVLFEMLDQILAHPRLTSLKGLALEVDTKPVELIVDEFAEFSRRYAHFFERRSMIEEGALERDEFSFKNQARTATTTRSLEEGYDHYANVLARKAEPSGAEWGQDLTRLQDLDLYRSAYLPHEILHWGGDLEDMFVESCRRLRERGVSFDGFVTFWFREPRPLCETYDFFLLKVERFVEFVQEMAPELLSIVEKEAEELRQAYRFANEPDLSVHTSCT; this is translated from the coding sequence ATGGCTCTCACAGAGTTCTGCCATAGAGAATTCCTTCGTCGGCTCGGGGCAATTCCGGTGCATGGGCTAGGGCTTTCCGTTGATATCCATTCCCCCGACCTCACTAGCTTGCGGCGAAGACTGCAAGAACGTCAAGTGTCACCTGTTTATCTTGAAGTATTCCGCACCACCACGAAGGCCTTGGTCTCTGCCAAGAAGGAGATCGGCAACGGCTTGCTGGCCTACCATGGCGAAGGGTTGTGGGTCACTCATCCTGGGGTGACGGAGTCTCAGGCCTTTAGACAAGCCGTCAGCGAAGCGGTTGACCACCTTCAAGTATTGCAGAGTGCGTGGCTCAATCACGAATGTGCAACCAAATTCCTTGCCGGCTATTACTACGGCACCTATGTTCCCCCCCTCTACACTCAAACAAGCGCCGAAGTGGTCGCTGATAATACACGACTGACACAAAGTCTTCTCGATCAACAATGCTGTCTGCCGAATGGCGGCACACCATTGATGTTGCTGGAAATGCCGCCCCTCACATACTTTGTCGCCGGGACCCTATCTATCCCGGAGTTTTTTCGGGTCGTCACCGATCAATCACCATGTGGCCTGGTCTTGGATGTCGGCCATCTCTGGACGGTGTTTCGCTATTCCGGAGCGTATCGAGCGATGTCGCTCACAGAATTTGTCGACACCTTTCTCAGCGAGTTCCCCTTGCACCGTGTTGTGGAGATTCACGTCGCGGGTTTGGCCGTTCACGAATCAAGCGGAACTCTCGCCTCACGACCGTCAGGGTTGGCAAGCGAGGGGACCCTGCCTGCATGGATCGATGCGCATGCGGCGCCCATTCCATGTGTCTTATTCGAGATGCTCGATCAGATTCTGGCGCATCCACGGCTCACCAGCCTGAAGGGGCTTGCCTTGGAGGTGGACACGAAACCGGTAGAATTGATCGTCGATGAATTTGCCGAATTTTCCCGACGTTATGCGCATTTCTTCGAACGGAGGAGCATGATCGAAGAGGGCGCGCTTGAGCGCGACGAATTCTCATTTAAGAACCAGGCAAGGACGGCAACCACTACTCGGTCTCTCGAAGAAGGCTATGATCATTACGCGAATGTGCTGGCAAGGAAGGCTGAACCGTCCGGAGCGGAGTGGGGCCAAGACTTAACCCGCCTCCAAGATTTGGACCTCTATCGGTCCGCGTATCTTCCCCATGAGATCCTCCATTGGGGAGGTGATCTGGAAGACATGTTCGTGGAGTCCTGTCGTCGGCTCAGAGAACGAGGGGTGTCATTCGACGGATTTGTGACATTCTGGTTCCGCGAGCCACGGCCGCTCTGCGAGACCTATGATTTTTTTCTGTTGAAAGTGGAGCGGTTTGTGGAGTTTGTTCAGGAGATGGCGCCTGAGTTGCTGAGCATTGTCGAAAAAGAAGCCGAGGAGCTTCGGCAAGCCTACCGGTTTGCCAACGAGCCCGATCTTTCAGTGCACACGAGCTGCACATGA